The Ectothiorhodospiraceae bacterium 2226 region CCCCCTGCTCCACCTGCGCGATCAAAGACCCCAGGCTGGCATCCCCGGGCTCCAGGTTGAGGTTTGCCATGCGGTCGATGGGCGGCCGGTTCCAGCCGCTGGCCCGCGCCGCGGCCACACCGGCCATCCCCGCGCGCGCCTGCGACAAGGAACCGCCGAGCGGGCGCAGCAGGACCCCCTCCCGAATCAGGTAAGTGCGCTCGGCCGGAGCCCCTTCGTCGTCGTAGGCGTAGCTGGCGAGCTCCCCCGCCACGCCGGGGTCGAAGGTCACGTTCAACAGGGGCGAGCCGTACTGATACGAGCCGAACATCTCGGGTGTGACGAAACTGGTGCCCGCGTAGTTGCGCTCGTCACCCAGTATGCGATCGAGCTCGAGGGGGTGGCCGATGGACTCGTGGATCTGCAGCACCATCTGATCGGGCGCGAGCACCAGGTCCATGATGCCCGCGGGGCAGTCCGGCGCGCCAAGCAACTCCAGCGCCTCCTCGCGCACCCGCAGCGACGCGGCCTCGAAATCTTCGTCCGGCTCCAGCGCATCCAGCAGTTCCAGGCCGCCCTGGCGGAAGTAACTGCCGGTGCCGAGGGTGCGCGTCTGCGTCTCCCCCTTGCGGTGGGCCGTGGCGCGCAAATGCGGCTGCACGGCTTCGAAGCGCTGCGCAATGCGTCCGCCCGCGGTGTTCAACTGCAGGCTCTCGACGCGCAGGCGCCCCACGGAGGCCTCCCGGTCGACCACGCGCGAGTCTGCGCCCAGAGCGGCATCGGCCGCGCGCACGCGCTCGATCTTGGCAGCGAGGGGCTCAGCCTCCCACGGCCGAACGACGGCGGAGGCGTACTCGCCGCGGTGCGCCGCCCGCGCGATGCGCTGCGGATCGACCAGGCGCCAGCGCGCGTTGACCTCGGCCCAGGCGCGCGCGCGGGCAAAGGCCGCCTCCAGTCCGGCACGTGTCAGATCGGTGGTCGCGGCGTAGCCGACGCCGCCGGCGTGGATCACCGTGAGCATCGCGCCAAAGTCGTCGATGCGGCGCAGCGGCTGAACCACACCGCGGCGCACCACGATGCGCTCCTGGTGCTCGCGCACCACGCGCAGGGCGCAGAACTCGGCATCAAAGCGCAGGCTTGCGAACAGACGTTCGACGGTGTCCAGCATGGGGGCAGGATAGGTTGCGGATGGCCGTGCGGAGCACCAGTGTACACCGATGGCGACCTGGGCGGGCGCATCGGCGGCATTAAGGAAATCGTTGCCTGGCGGGGCGAGACCCGCGTATCGATCACCCTGCCGTCGGGCAGCCGCGCTCAACTACCCACTGGCCGTCGGCGACCACCAAAGTCCGAGCAAGCCTTGGCTCGACGCGCTCGGGGTGAATCGCGGCCGCGCCCAGTATGCAGACGAGGGCCGGGGATTGGCGGCCCGCTGCGAGGTGCGGACGACTCCGGCGACCGGTACCCTGCAGGCCACCGGTCGCCGGCTGGAGCGGATGCGGGGCGCTACTTTGCCGAGTGCCCCGCCAGCTTGACCTCGACCTTCTCGTCGTCGCGCAGACCCGCGTAGTACTCGCGCAAGACGGCCAGCACCTCGGGACGACTGAACTCGGCGGGTACGTTGCCGCCTTCGGAGAGCAGCTTGCGCAGCTTGGTGCCGGAAAGCAGCAGGCGGTCGTTCGCCTCGTGCGGACAGGTCTTCATGGAGGCCATGCCGCCGCACTTGTAGCACCAGAAGGTCCAGTCGATCTTGAGCGGTTTGGTCTCCAGCGACCCCGCAGGGATCTCGTCGAAGATGTGGTGCGCGTCGAACGGGCCGTAGTAGTCGCCCACGCCGGCGTGGTCGCGTCCCACGATGAGGTGCGAACACCCGTAATTCTGGCGGAACAGGGCATGCAGCAGCGCCTCACGCGGACCGGCGTAACGCATGTCGAGGGGGTAGCCTGCCTGCGCCACCGTGTTCTTGACGAAGTAGTTGTCGATCAGGGTGTTGATCGCCTTGGCGCGCACCGGGGCCGGGATGTCGCCGGGCTTGAGCTTGCCGAGCAGCGAGTGGATCAGCACGCCGTCGCAGATCTCGATCGCGACCTTGGCGAGGTACTCGTGCGAGCGGTGCATCGGGTTGCGCGTCTGGAACGCCGCCACCTGGCTCCAGCCCTTGGACTCGAACAGCGCGCGCGTCTCGGCGGGCGTCATGAACAGCGCGCCGTACTCTTCTTTGAAATTGCCGACCGACAGCACCTTCACGGGGCCGGCGAGGTTGACCTCGCCCTGCTCCATGACCATCTTCACGCCGGGGTGCTCGAGGTCGGTGGTCTTGTAGACCATCATGCACTCGTGCGCCTTGTCGATCGTGTACTTCTCGGTGATGGTCATGGTGGCCATCACGGTGCCGCTCTCGCCGTCCACCAGGGCAACGTCCTGGCCTTCCTTCAGCCCATCGGCGGTGGCCTGGTCGGTTGAAAGCGTGATCGGGATCGGCCAAAATAACCCGCTTGCCATCTTGTAGCCGTCACAGACGCCCTGCCAGTCGGCGTGGGTCATGAAGCCATCGAGCGGCGTGAAACCGCCGATGCCCATCATGGAAAGATCGCCCGCCTCGCGGGAGCTGATGGTGACCTTGGGCAGGCCGGCGGCCCGCGCCTGCTCCTCGCGCAGCGCGTCGCCTTCGAGCAGCAGCGGGTTGAGGCCCCCACCGCCGTGCGGCTTGACCAGCTTGGATGTGGGCTTGGACATGATACTCCTCGCGGTAGCCGGGCTTCTTGCCCGGTTGAGTGAAAGGATTTTTTATTGTGGTTCCGCGCCTTATCCGTCGGTCGCGGTTGATTCGTCTATGTATAGACCCATCGGTTTTTGAAGCCAAACAGTTTTATCTTGCGCTTCTATAAGCCCGGTTTATTCGGAGTTTTTCCCAGTCGGTTCATATGCTTGTCGTGTAAGTGGCTGGCGCATCTTAAAAAATTAGAATATTATGATGTTTTATGGCCACCGCAGAATGTTCGATTTGCAGGGACCGTGCCAGCCTCACTAGAGTGCCCCATCTGAATCGCGTTCAAATCAGGACTATCCATGTTTGAGAAAAGCGTCGCGAAAGCCCCGTCCGAGTCCGGGCGCATCGAGCAAAAGAACACCACCTGCTACATGTGCGCCTGCCGCTGCGGCATCCGCGTGACCCTGCGCGATGGCGAGGTGCGCTACATCCAGGGTAACCCGGAACACCCGCTGAACCAGGGCGTGATCTGCGCCAAGGGCGCCTCGGGTATCATGAAGCAGTATTCGCCCGCGCGGCTCACCAAGCCGCTGCTGCGCCGTCCGGGCGCCGACCGCGGCGATGCCGACTTCGTGGAGATCAGCTGGGACGAGGCGTTCCAGATGATGGAGGAGCGGCTGCGCAAGCTGCGCGCCACCGACCCGAAGAAGTTCGCCCTGTTCACGGGCCGTGATCAGATGCAAGCCCTCACCGGCCTGTTCGCCAAGCAGTACGGCACCCCGAACTACGCCGCGCACGGTGGCTTC contains the following coding sequences:
- a CDS encoding TldD/PmbA family protein, whose translation is MLDTVERLFASLRFDAEFCALRVVREHQERIVVRRGVVQPLRRIDDFGAMLTVIHAGGVGYAATTDLTRAGLEAAFARARAWAEVNARWRLVDPQRIARAAHRGEYASAVVRPWEAEPLAAKIERVRAADAALGADSRVVDREASVGRLRVESLQLNTAGGRIAQRFEAVQPHLRATAHRKGETQTRTLGTGSYFRQGGLELLDALEPDEDFEAASLRVREEALELLGAPDCPAGIMDLVLAPDQMVLQIHESIGHPLELDRILGDERNYAGTSFVTPEMFGSYQYGSPLLNVTFDPGVAGELASYAYDDEGAPAERTYLIREGVLLRPLGGSLSQARAGMAGVAAARASGWNRPPIDRMANLNLEPGDASLGSLIAQVEQGVYMQTNCSWSIDDSRNKFQFGCERARRIVNGELREVVKNPNYRGISSAFWRNLAGVGNADSFRVLGVGNCGKGEPNQMVRVGHATPPCLFRAVDVFGGG
- the sat gene encoding sulfate adenylyltransferase translates to MSKPTSKLVKPHGGGGLNPLLLEGDALREEQARAAGLPKVTISSREAGDLSMMGIGGFTPLDGFMTHADWQGVCDGYKMASGLFWPIPITLSTDQATADGLKEGQDVALVDGESGTVMATMTITEKYTIDKAHECMMVYKTTDLEHPGVKMVMEQGEVNLAGPVKVLSVGNFKEEYGALFMTPAETRALFESKGWSQVAAFQTRNPMHRSHEYLAKVAIEICDGVLIHSLLGKLKPGDIPAPVRAKAINTLIDNYFVKNTVAQAGYPLDMRYAGPREALLHALFRQNYGCSHLIVGRDHAGVGDYYGPFDAHHIFDEIPAGSLETKPLKIDWTFWCYKCGGMASMKTCPHEANDRLLLSGTKLRKLLSEGGNVPAEFSRPEVLAVLREYYAGLRDDEKVEVKLAGHSAK